From the genome of Myxococcota bacterium:
GACGGCGCCGTGGTGGTCGAGGACCGCGACGTGAGCCGCTTCGGCTGCCACCTGCCGCTCACGCGCGGCCCGTCGGCGCTGCGCGGGCTGGGCACGAGGCACAGCGCAGCGCTGGGTCTCTCGGAGCGCACCGACGCGCTCTGTCTCGTGGTCTCCGAGGAGCGCGGCTCGGTCTCGGCGGCGCGCGACGGCGAGCTGCGCCAGATCGGCTCGGAGGACGAGCTGGCCAAGCTCGTGAGCGCCTTCTATCGCGAGCGCCGGGCGCTGGGCCGTGCGCGCCCGCGCCTGGGCGAGCTGGTGCGCGGGAGACACTGGGAGAAGGTCGCGGCGCTGGCGTTGGCGGTCGGGCTGTGGCTGCTGCGGCTCAGCGTGCGCGTCCACTGAGTCGCAGCCGGAGCGGCTGGCCCGACTGGTAGCTCACGATGCGCGCGCCGAGCTTGAGCGCGAGCTGGGCGTCGCCGCGCGCTCGCGCGGCCGCGGCGGCCTGGCGCGCGGTCGCCACCGCTTCGTCCTGCCGGCCGGCCTCCATGAGCGCCATCGCGCGGATGTCGAGCACCTCGGGGGAGTCACAGGGCGTGGCGCGGCACACCTCCTCGCACAGCGCCACGGCCTGCGCGCCATCGCGCAGCGCGGGATCGGGCGCGACCGACAAGAGCCGCGCCAGGCGCAGCCGGGCCTCGCTGGCGGTGGTCGGGTCGTCGAAGGCCCGGCGGTAGGCGGCCTCGGCCTCCGCGAGCCGCTCCGCGTGCTCGAACGCGACCGCGAGGCCGAGCCTCCCGCCGGTGATGTCGGGCTGGATCGCCAGCGCGTGCTCGAGGTTCGCGATGCCCGCCTCGGTTTCTCCCAGCTCGGCCTGTACGCTGCCCAGGTTCGCGAGCGCCCGCGGATACGCGGGCTGGATGCGCACCGCGGCCTCCAGCGAGTCACGCGCGGCCTCGTACTCGCCTTGCCCCGCCTGCGCGATCCCGAGCTCGGTGTGCGCGTACCAGTTCGAGCGGGTCACTTCGAGCGCATGGCTGAACAGCGAGACCATGTCGTGCCAGGTCGCGACTTGCACGCGGGTGAGAGCCACGAAGCTCAGCAGAACCGCGGCTGCCACTGCGCCGACCGCGACGCGCGCGCGCGGCGCGCGTGCGACCGCCTCCCCGGCCGCGAAGGCCAGCGCCAGCGAGAGACCCAGCGACGGCAGATACGTGTAGCGGTCGGCCGAGGCCTGCACGCCCACGCGCACGATCCCGATCGTGGGCACGAGCGTGCCCACGAACCAGAGCCAGCCCACGATCAGCCACGGCCGGCGGCGCGCCTGTGCCAGCGCGAAAGCCGTGACTGCGAGCAACAAGAGCGCGCACGCGACCCAGACACGCGTCTCGGGCGCGCTCCGGAAGGGATACATCGCGGCCAGGTCCACCGGGACCAGGAAGCGCCGCAGATAGTCCACGTAGGCGATGTCCGCGTTCTCCAGCCGCAGCGCGAGCGACGGGCGCCGCACCAGCGCCTGTTGCGCGAACAGCGTGACCACGCTGGAAGCCAGGGCGAGCGCGAAGAATGGCGCCTTCTCGCGCGCGAGCGGCCCGAGCGCGCGCGCCGAGTGCCAGCGGCGCAGCGGCCAGAAGTCGAGCAGGAGCAGCAGGAACGGGAAGGTCACCGCGGTGGGCTTGGCGAGCAGCGAGGCTCCGCACAGCGCCACCGTGCCCCAGTAGCTCGCACGCCGCCCGCCCCGCGCCCAAGCGGCCCAGACCCAGAGCGCCGCCAGCGCGAAGCCCATGGACAGCACGTCCTTCCGCTCGGCGATCCAGGCCACCGACTCCACGCGCAACGGGTGGATCGCGAACAGCGCGGCGGCCAGCGCCGCACGCCAGGTCGTGCCGGTGAGCTCCGCCAGCGCCAGGAACGCGAGCACGGCGTTCAGCGCATGGATCGCCGCATTCACCACGTGCGGGCCCTCGGGAGTCAGTCCGAAGAGCGACACGTCGACCATGTGCGAGATCCAGGTCAGCGGATGCCAGTTGCCGGCGTGGAAGGTGGTGAAGGCCTGGAGCACCGCGCTGGCGCGGAGTCCCCCGTTCACCAGCGGGTTCAGGGTGAAATACTCGTCGTCGTCGTAGTTCAAGAGCTCGAGCTGAGTCACGCCCGAGTAGCCCGCGACCACCAGAAGACACAGCCCCGCGGCGATCGCCGCGCGCCGGACTGGGGGTCGCGCGGGCACTCTAGCCGCGCTCCGGAATCCTTGGGAAGCGCGGCGACGCGCGCAGCCCCCAGCGCGCGAGGCGGAACTCGAGTCCCGTGCCCAGACACCCGAAGCCGTAGCGCACGCTGCGCTGGAAGTTGATCGACGACGCCTCGTCGAAGTAGGCCGTCGGGCAGGTCACCTCCGCGATCTCGTGCCCGGCCCAGAGGATCTGCGCGAGCATCTGGTTGTCGAACACGAAGTCGTCCGAGTTCGCCTCGAGCGGCAGCTCGCGCAACAGGCTGGCCTTGAACGCGCGGTAGCCCGTGTGGAACTCCGAGAGCTTCGAGCCGAGCAGCCAGTTCTCGACCAGCGTGAGTCCGCGGTTGGCGAAGTACTTCCAGATCGGCATGCCGCCGCGCAGCGCACCGCCACCCAGGACGCGCGAGCCCAGCACGCACGGGTACACGTCGCCGCCGACCAGCGCGACCATCGCCGGCAGCAGCCGCGGCGTGTACTGATAGTCGGGGTGGACCATGACCACCACGTCGGCGCCCAGCTCGAGCGCGGCGCGGTAGCAGGTCTTCTGGTTGCCGCCGTAGCCCCGGTTGCGCTCGTGCACGCGCACGACCGTGTTCGGGAGACTCGCGGCGATCTGCACGGTCTCGTCGGTGCTGGCGTCGTCGACCACGATCAGCTCGTCGACGATGCCCTGGGCCATCACTTCGTCGTAAGTGCGCTTCAGTGTCTTGGCCGCGTTGTACGCGGGCATGACCACGACGACCTTGCGGTCCCGATACATGCGCGCATGATACGTTCTGCGCGGCGGCGCGCCCGCGGGAGATGCATGGACGAGCTCGAAGGCTTCCAACGGCGACACCTGCGCGCGCTGGCTCACCCGCTGCGGCCGACCGTGATGGTGGGCAAGGAGGGCCTGTCGGATGCCGTGGTGCAGAAGACCGAGGCGGAGCTCGCTGCGCACGAGCTGATCAAGATCCGCTTCCTCGGCTGGAAGGACACCAAGCGCGCGCTGCTGGCCGAGCTGGCCGAGCGGACGCGGGCCGAGCTGGTGGGCGTGGTGGGTCACGTGGGCATCCTGTTCCGCCAGAACCGCGAGCCCGAGAAGCGCAGGATCCGCGTGCCCAACCGGCCCCGGGGCGCCGCGCGCAACGCGTGATAGTCTGCCGCGCATGTTCGAACGGGCCGCTCAGCTCTGGCGCTTCGCGAAGTTCGGTCTGCCGGTCGCGCGCCTGCGCCCCGACGCGCCGCGCACGCTGGGCGACGTCATCGAGGAGCAGGCGATCGCGCGCGCGGGCCGGCCCTTCATCCTGTTCGAAGACCGCAAGGTCACCTACGACGAGCTGAACCGCGAAGCCAACCGCGTGGCCCACTGGGCGCGCGCGCACGGGCTCGGGCGCGGTCACCGCGTGGCGCTGCTCATGCAGAATCGGCCCGAGTTCCTGGAGATCTGGGCGGGGCTCGCGAAGGCCGGAGTCACCACCGCGCTCATCAACACCAATCTCAGCGGCCGTGCGCTCGAGCACGCGCTCGCCACGGCCGACGCGAAGCACTGGATCGTGGGCGCCGAGTGTCTCGGCCTGTGCGACGGAATCGACACGGGCCGCTGGCAGCTGTGGGTCGCCACCGAGCCCGGGGCGCCGGTGCCGAAGCTGCCCGCGGGCGCGCTCGAGCTCGGCAGCGAGCTGGCCACGCGGCCGTCGGCGAACCTGCCGCCCGGCTCGCGCGACGAGTCACGCGCCGGCGACGACCTGTTCTACATCTACACCTCGGGCACCACCGGGCTGCCCAAGGCGGCGCGCTTCAGTCACCTGCGATTCATGACCGCCGGCACCGCGGCGCGGCTGGCCGGCTTCGGGCCCGAGTCGACCATGTACTGCGCGCTGCCGCTGTACCACACGGCGGGCGGCTGCATGGCGGTCGGCGCGGCGCTGCTCTCGGGCGGCGCGGTGGCGCTGCGGCGGCGCTTCAGCGCGCGCGAGTTCTGGCCCGACGTGCGCCGCTACCAGGCGACCTCGTTCCAGTACATCGGCGAGTTCTGCCGCTATCTCCTGAACCAGCCCGACGACGCGGCCGATGGCCAGCACGCGCTCGAGTTCTGCATCGGCAACGGCCTGCGGCCCGACATCTGGGAGTCATTCCGCGACCGCTTCCGCATCCCGCGCATCGTCGAGTTCTACGGCGCGACCGAGGGCAACGTGTCGCTGCTCAACCTCGACAACAAGAGCGGCTCGGTCGGCCGGATCCCCACGCGGCTGCTCATGGATGCGCGGCTCGTGCGCTACGACGTGGAGCGCGACGAGCACCCGCGCGACGCGCAGGGTCACCTGATCGAGTGCGGCGCAGACGAGGTCGGCGAGCTGATCGGCGCGCTGCCCAAGAGCAAGACCAGCACGCGCGGCCGCTTCGAGGGCTACACCTCGTCGGAGGCGACCGAGCGCAAGATCCTGCGCAACGCGTTTGCCCCCGGTGACTCGTTCTTCCGCACCGGCGATCTCTTGCGGCAAGACACGCAGGGCTACTTCTACTTCGTCGACCGGATCGGAGACACCTTCCGCTGGAAGGGCGAGAACGTGTCGACGCAGGAGGTCGCCGAGGCGCTGGCGAGCTTCCCGGGGCTCGACATGGTGAACGTGTACGGCGTGGCGGTGCCGGGCGCCGACGGCCGCGCGGGCATGGCGGCCCTGATCGTCTCGGGCAAGGAAGACTTCGACCCGCGCGCCTTCTACGCGCACGCGGTGACTGCCCTGCCCGCCTACGCCGTGCCGGTGTTCGTGCGCCTGCAGCGCGAGGCGGAGGTGACCGGCACGTTCAAGCTGCGCAAGGTCGACTTGCAGCAGGAAGGCTACGACCCGGCCCGCGTGAGCGATCCGCTGTTCGTGCGCGACGACGGCGCGCGCACCTACGCGCCGCTCGACGCCGACGCCTTCGCGCGCATCAGCGCCGGCGAGATCCGGGTGTAACTCCGCTCCCCGTCTGCCGATACTCCGTGGGCCGCGCTCGCGCGGCGACCGGAGTGAGCCGATGCTGGAGCCCAAGAGCGACGAAGCCGCGCGCGGCGAGCGCCTGCCCTGGGTCACGGCCGCGCTGGCGGCGCTCCTGCTCGCCGGCTTCGTGGGCGCGCGCGGCTGGGTCGGACTGACCGGGGACTCCACGCCCGTCGAGCTCGACAGCGCGTTCGAG
Proteins encoded in this window:
- a CDS encoding tetratricopeptide repeat protein — translated: MPARPPVRRAAIAAGLCLLVVAGYSGVTQLELLNYDDDEYFTLNPLVNGGLRASAVLQAFTTFHAGNWHPLTWISHMVDVSLFGLTPEGPHVVNAAIHALNAVLAFLALAELTGTTWRAALAAALFAIHPLRVESVAWIAERKDVLSMGFALAALWVWAAWARGGRRASYWGTVALCGASLLAKPTAVTFPFLLLLLDFWPLRRWHSARALGPLAREKAPFFALALASSVVTLFAQQALVRRPSLALRLENADIAYVDYLRRFLVPVDLAAMYPFRSAPETRVWVACALLLLAVTAFALAQARRRPWLIVGWLWFVGTLVPTIGIVRVGVQASADRYTYLPSLGLSLALAFAAGEAVARAPRARVAVGAVAAAVLLSFVALTRVQVATWHDMVSLFSHALEVTRSNWYAHTELGIAQAGQGEYEAARDSLEAAVRIQPAYPRALANLGSVQAELGETEAGIANLEHALAIQPDITGGRLGLAVAFEHAERLAEAEAAYRRAFDDPTTASEARLRLARLLSVAPDPALRDGAQAVALCEEVCRATPCDSPEVLDIRAMALMEAGRQDEAVATARQAAAAARARGDAQLALKLGARIVSYQSGQPLRLRLSGRAR
- a CDS encoding glycosyltransferase family 2 protein, with the protein product MYRDRKVVVVMPAYNAAKTLKRTYDEVMAQGIVDELIVVDDASTDETVQIAASLPNTVVRVHERNRGYGGNQKTCYRAALELGADVVVMVHPDYQYTPRLLPAMVALVGGDVYPCVLGSRVLGGGALRGGMPIWKYFANRGLTLVENWLLGSKLSEFHTGYRAFKASLLRELPLEANSDDFVFDNQMLAQILWAGHEIAEVTCPTAYFDEASSINFQRSVRYGFGCLGTGLEFRLARWGLRASPRFPRIPERG
- a CDS encoding YhbY family RNA-binding protein — protein: MDELEGFQRRHLRALAHPLRPTVMVGKEGLSDAVVQKTEAELAAHELIKIRFLGWKDTKRALLAELAERTRAELVGVVGHVGILFRQNREPEKRRIRVPNRPRGAARNA
- a CDS encoding long-chain-acyl-CoA synthetase; protein product: MFERAAQLWRFAKFGLPVARLRPDAPRTLGDVIEEQAIARAGRPFILFEDRKVTYDELNREANRVAHWARAHGLGRGHRVALLMQNRPEFLEIWAGLAKAGVTTALINTNLSGRALEHALATADAKHWIVGAECLGLCDGIDTGRWQLWVATEPGAPVPKLPAGALELGSELATRPSANLPPGSRDESRAGDDLFYIYTSGTTGLPKAARFSHLRFMTAGTAARLAGFGPESTMYCALPLYHTAGGCMAVGAALLSGGAVALRRRFSAREFWPDVRRYQATSFQYIGEFCRYLLNQPDDAADGQHALEFCIGNGLRPDIWESFRDRFRIPRIVEFYGATEGNVSLLNLDNKSGSVGRIPTRLLMDARLVRYDVERDEHPRDAQGHLIECGADEVGELIGALPKSKTSTRGRFEGYTSSEATERKILRNAFAPGDSFFRTGDLLRQDTQGYFYFVDRIGDTFRWKGENVSTQEVAEALASFPGLDMVNVYGVAVPGADGRAGMAALIVSGKEDFDPRAFYAHAVTALPAYAVPVFVRLQREAEVTGTFKLRKVDLQQEGYDPARVSDPLFVRDDGARTYAPLDADAFARISAGEIRV